In the Nitrospirota bacterium genome, one interval contains:
- a CDS encoding TIGR03987 family protein → MLIQAVVWMVMALILYTWAVFSGRRQGLHRKHLIIFGAGLLCDFLGTSQMNQISIAYGKPPVWHTILGIASLSGMAFHFLLALIASGTKRAEAANLVFHRVSISIYGCWLLAFIGGAVAGMMRMKMIS, encoded by the coding sequence ATGCTGATACAAGCCGTCGTATGGATGGTGATGGCGCTGATATTGTATACCTGGGCGGTCTTCAGCGGACGCCGCCAGGGCCTTCACCGCAAGCACCTGATCATTTTCGGCGCAGGCCTGCTCTGTGACTTTTTGGGAACATCCCAAATGAACCAGATCTCAATTGCATACGGCAAACCGCCTGTATGGCACACGATACTAGGGATCGCTTCCCTGTCCGGGATGGCATTCCATTTCCTTCTGGCCCTGATAGCCTCCGGCACAAAACGGGCTGAAGCCGCCAATCTGGTATTCCACCGCGTCAGTATTTCAATTTACGGATGCTGGCTGCTCGCTTTTATCGGAGGCGCTGTCGCGGGGATGATGAGAATGAAAATGATCTCCTGA
- a CDS encoding phosphorylase: protein MFRKGDLLRLIDEVSLRALASGALLPISTASEYIEDNGVRFVVRILSNLVCKDEDRLKRAQEKKGDPFLPYEIDLFVADLSLTHLALLNKFNVMERHLLVVTREFEEQENLLSPADFEALWSCMEEYDAVGFYNGGEAAGASQAHKHLQIVPLPLANQGPSIPIQPLVDEIEEIGRIKRLSSFVLQHSFARFKLDSSGFPLSPVSQSLGLYKDMLAELGMSVPREGEAVKQSGPYCLLVTRQWMLLVPRSKEFYHDISVNSLGFAGCLLVRKPEHLELLRKETGPFSLLREVSLPL from the coding sequence ATGTTCAGAAAAGGCGACCTGCTCCGTTTGATCGATGAAGTGTCCTTGCGTGCCCTTGCCTCGGGTGCCCTGCTTCCGATCAGCACCGCGTCGGAGTATATCGAAGACAATGGCGTCCGTTTCGTGGTGCGCATCCTCTCAAACCTTGTATGCAAGGACGAAGACCGGCTGAAGAGGGCACAGGAAAAGAAGGGAGACCCTTTCCTGCCTTATGAAATAGACCTTTTCGTGGCTGACCTCAGCCTAACGCATCTGGCGCTTTTGAACAAGTTCAATGTCATGGAACGGCATCTGCTGGTCGTGACGCGGGAGTTCGAGGAGCAGGAGAACCTTCTCAGCCCTGCAGATTTCGAGGCCCTCTGGAGCTGTATGGAAGAATACGATGCCGTAGGCTTTTATAACGGCGGAGAGGCCGCAGGCGCAAGCCAGGCCCATAAGCATCTGCAGATCGTTCCTCTGCCGCTCGCTAACCAGGGGCCCTCAATACCGATCCAGCCGCTGGTTGATGAGATAGAGGAGATCGGCAGAATAAAGCGGCTTAGCAGTTTTGTGCTCCAGCACTCTTTCGCCCGTTTTAAGCTGGACAGCAGCGGGTTTCCGCTTTCCCCTGTTTCCCAGAGTCTTGGCTTATATAAGGATATGCTTGCAGAACTCGGCATGTCGGTCCCGCGCGAAGGAGAAGCAGTAAAACAGTCCGGGCCTTACTGTCTGCTCGTTACGCGGCAATGGATGCTTCTGGTGCCCAGATCAAAGGAATTCTATCACGACATCTCGGTCAATTCCCTCGGTTTTGCAGGCTGTCTGCTTGTGAGGAAGCCGGAGCACCTGGAACTCCTCAGAAAAGAGACCGGGCCGTTCTCTCTTCTGAGAGAGGTTTCTCTTCCGCTATGA